Proteins found in one Sporosarcina jeotgali genomic segment:
- the pcrA gene encoding DNA helicase PcrA: MKELAQDLLTGMNPEQAKAVKKTEGPLLIMAGAGSGKTRVLTHRIAYLVIEKNVYPSKILAITFTNKASREMRNRIDGLLGEGSGDRMWVSTFHSMCVRILRRNIDRIGFSKTFSILDSSDQLSAIKSVLKEQNLDPKQYDPRTLLNIISSAKNECIDAKEYRAGVNESNPYDRVIADVFDGYTKKLRKNQSLDFDDLIMLTLRLFEQVPDVLEFYQDKFQYIHVDEYQDTNHAQYRLVQMLAEKFRNICVVGDSDQSIYKWRGADIGNILSFEKDYKDAEVILLEQNYRSTQNILQAANDVIKNNESRYDKRLRTDNDEGDFITVYKATDEKDESQYVVRKIIELQQEQGFSLDQFAVLYRTNAQSRMIEEYLVKSNLEYTIVGGTKFYDRKEIKDLLAYLRLIANNEDDLALARIINEPKRSIGATSFERMARFAIENDRSIFDAMQELDFMGLTKKAAVESAKFRDLIQNFTQMQEFLSVKELTEQVLDKTGYRAMLEREKTIESESRLENIDEFLSVTEAFEKRAEEDEGDKSLVAFLTDLALIADIDSLDKEENQSTEKIVLMTTHSAKGLEFPVVFVIGMEENIFPHARSIGNEEEMEEERRLAYVAITRAEQKLFMSSASSRMLYGKFSYNNPSRFINEISDEVIETENASGGFSIGGSRNDEPKRAAVKKPVYKTTGGEKLGWSAGDKAAHKKWGTGTVVSVKGSADDVELDIAFPEVGIKRLLAKFAPIEKV, encoded by the coding sequence ATGAAAGAACTCGCACAAGATTTATTGACGGGCATGAACCCTGAACAGGCGAAAGCGGTGAAGAAAACAGAAGGTCCTTTGCTCATTATGGCGGGAGCGGGATCTGGGAAAACACGAGTATTGACGCATCGAATTGCGTATCTCGTCATTGAGAAAAACGTGTATCCATCTAAGATTCTTGCCATCACTTTTACAAACAAAGCGAGTCGGGAAATGCGTAATCGAATCGATGGATTACTCGGTGAAGGTTCAGGCGACCGCATGTGGGTCTCGACCTTCCACTCGATGTGCGTGCGGATTTTGCGTCGCAACATTGACCGAATCGGCTTTTCCAAGACATTCTCCATTTTGGACTCCTCAGATCAGTTATCTGCTATTAAATCAGTCCTGAAAGAACAAAACCTAGACCCAAAACAATACGACCCGCGGACATTGCTTAACATTATCAGTTCTGCAAAAAACGAATGCATCGATGCAAAAGAATATCGGGCAGGTGTGAACGAATCGAACCCGTACGACCGTGTCATCGCAGATGTCTTTGATGGCTATACAAAGAAACTGCGGAAGAACCAATCACTCGATTTTGACGATCTCATTATGCTGACACTGCGGTTATTCGAGCAAGTTCCAGATGTGCTTGAGTTTTATCAAGACAAGTTCCAGTACATTCATGTCGATGAATACCAGGATACAAACCATGCCCAATACCGCCTGGTACAAATGCTTGCGGAGAAGTTCCGCAATATTTGTGTCGTCGGTGATTCCGATCAGTCCATCTACAAGTGGCGCGGCGCCGATATCGGCAACATTCTGTCGTTTGAAAAAGACTATAAAGACGCAGAAGTCATTTTACTCGAACAGAACTATCGCTCGACCCAAAACATTTTACAAGCAGCCAACGATGTCATAAAAAATAATGAAAGCCGCTATGACAAACGGCTGCGGACAGATAATGATGAAGGGGATTTCATCACCGTTTATAAAGCGACCGATGAGAAAGATGAGTCGCAATACGTTGTCCGTAAAATCATTGAGCTGCAGCAGGAACAGGGGTTTTCACTCGACCAGTTCGCGGTTCTTTACCGGACGAACGCGCAATCACGGATGATTGAGGAATACTTAGTGAAGTCGAATCTGGAATATACGATTGTCGGCGGCACGAAGTTCTATGATCGCAAAGAAATCAAAGACTTGCTCGCATACTTGCGGCTCATTGCGAATAACGAAGATGACCTTGCACTTGCGCGGATCATTAACGAACCGAAGCGCAGCATTGGAGCCACATCGTTTGAACGGATGGCCAGATTTGCGATTGAAAACGACCGGTCCATTTTCGATGCGATGCAAGAGCTGGACTTCATGGGTCTGACGAAAAAAGCAGCAGTGGAATCAGCGAAGTTCCGCGATTTGATCCAAAACTTTACCCAGATGCAGGAGTTTTTGTCTGTCAAAGAACTGACGGAGCAAGTGTTGGATAAAACCGGATACCGCGCGATGCTCGAACGCGAAAAAACGATTGAATCGGAAAGTCGTTTAGAGAACATCGACGAGTTTTTATCGGTTACAGAAGCATTTGAAAAAAGGGCAGAAGAAGATGAAGGCGACAAATCACTCGTCGCGTTTTTGACGGATCTGGCACTCATCGCAGATATCGACTCTCTCGATAAAGAAGAGAACCAATCGACAGAAAAAATCGTCTTAATGACGACACACTCTGCAAAAGGTCTGGAGTTCCCAGTCGTTTTTGTAATTGGTATGGAAGAAAATATTTTCCCGCATGCCCGTTCGATTGGAAACGAAGAGGAAATGGAAGAAGAACGGCGTCTTGCGTATGTAGCCATTACACGTGCAGAGCAGAAGTTGTTCATGTCTTCTGCTTCAAGCCGAATGCTGTACGGCAAATTCAGTTACAACAATCCATCTCGATTTATTAACGAGATTTCTGATGAAGTCATCGAAACAGAGAACGCTTCTGGCGGTTTCTCAATCGGCGGATCACGCAATGATGAACCAAAACGTGCGGCTGTGAAAAAGCCTGTCTACAAAACAACAGGCGGGGAAAAGCTAGGATGGTCAGCGGGCGACAAAGCCGCGCACAAAAAGTGGGGTACAGGCACGGTTGTCAGCGTCAAAGGTTCAGCGGACGACGTTGAACTCGACATCGCCTTCCCGGAAGTCGGCATTAAACGATTGCTTGCGAAATTTGCACCGATAGAAAAAGTGTAA
- a CDS encoding YerC/YecD family TrpR-related protein gives MLEKIKDEQTDQLFRAILELKDLDECYAFFDDLCTIGEVQSLAQRLDVAVMLKKKHTYDKIQNETGASTATISRIRRCVDYGSGGYNLIVDRMNEQSEKTTEEN, from the coding sequence ATGCTGGAAAAAATAAAAGACGAACAGACCGATCAGCTGTTTCGCGCGATATTAGAGTTAAAAGATTTGGATGAATGCTATGCGTTCTTCGATGATTTGTGCACAATCGGAGAGGTTCAATCCCTGGCACAGCGTCTGGACGTAGCAGTCATGTTGAAAAAGAAGCATACGTATGACAAAATTCAGAACGAGACGGGTGCGAGTACGGCTACCATTTCAAGAATTCGGCGTTGTGTCGATTACGGATCAGGCGGCTATAACTTAATTGTCGACCGTATGAATGAGCAATCTGAAAAAACAACTGAAGAAAACTAA
- a CDS encoding DUF3048 domain-containing protein: MNASKVLFTALLVGQIMLVGCSKDQEEQPATEVEAGETSETVETVAQPSAPFSGMAVESGDMRPILATVNNHPLARPQSGLSQADIVYEVFAEGNITRLLALYQSQLPEEIGPIRSARDYFIEIADGLDAFYIAHGYSPDAHALLNEGVVDNINGMQYDGSYFIRSKERKAPHNSYISKEHIEDAMDDLSIDTELREVPPLSFHPDADSAKLGEIATAIVVGHPDPNFTSTYTFDPETKTYERTVNGIITTDKADDKKVTPANILVMEAPYTTIDAEGRQSLDLTKGGPAILFQNGVALTLEWKQIDGVITPVQNGVPAKLVPGQTWVHIVREQSIGNTTTYTP; encoded by the coding sequence ATGAACGCATCGAAAGTACTTTTCACCGCTTTACTCGTTGGACAAATAATGCTCGTCGGCTGTTCAAAAGATCAAGAAGAGCAGCCCGCAACTGAAGTTGAAGCAGGTGAAACAAGCGAAACAGTAGAAACTGTCGCACAACCGAGTGCTCCATTTTCTGGAATGGCAGTGGAATCCGGGGATATGCGGCCAATTCTTGCGACGGTTAATAATCATCCGCTGGCACGTCCGCAGTCGGGGTTAAGCCAGGCGGATATTGTCTATGAGGTGTTCGCTGAAGGGAATATTACCCGGCTCCTTGCACTTTATCAGAGCCAGCTTCCTGAAGAAATCGGTCCGATTCGCAGTGCCCGTGATTATTTCATCGAAATTGCGGATGGACTGGATGCGTTCTATATCGCGCATGGCTATAGTCCGGATGCTCACGCATTGCTGAATGAGGGAGTTGTCGACAACATCAATGGCATGCAGTACGATGGCTCGTATTTCATCCGCTCGAAAGAACGGAAAGCGCCGCATAACTCTTATATTTCAAAAGAGCATATCGAAGATGCAATGGACGACCTATCAATTGACACGGAGCTCCGAGAAGTCCCGCCGCTTTCGTTCCATCCTGATGCGGATAGTGCTAAACTAGGAGAGATTGCAACTGCAATTGTCGTCGGTCATCCGGATCCCAATTTCACGAGCACGTATACATTTGACCCTGAAACTAAAACGTACGAGCGTACCGTGAATGGAATCATTACAACAGACAAGGCGGACGACAAAAAAGTAACTCCTGCAAATATTTTAGTTATGGAAGCCCCTTATACAACCATAGATGCTGAAGGAAGACAATCGCTGGATTTAACAAAAGGCGGTCCTGCGATTTTGTTTCAGAATGGCGTCGCGCTGACACTTGAGTGGAAACAGATTGATGGCGTGATTACACCTGTACAGAACGGGGTACCTGCAAAATTAGTACCTGGTCAGACGTGGGTCCATATCGTTCGGGAACAATCGATTGGCAATACAACGACCTATACCCCTTAA
- a CDS encoding adenine deaminase C-terminal domain-containing protein, producing MWNAEEIASQIAVIDGKEAPDLIITNATYLHSILKQWKTGTIWIKQGRILYTGERMPPLTEGAELIDAAGKWIVPGYIEPHVHPFQLYNPETFAQFAAQHGTTTFLADNLMLLMSISQEQAFTLLDELKELPFSFYWWARMDSQTNLQNEAEVFAPEKVEEWLKRDDVLMGGELTGWPRLLKGDPVMTESLQKAKQLGKKVEGHFPGASERTLARMRLLGVNGDHESMTADEAEARLLQGYAVTLRESSIRPDLKPLLEGILEKELNVFDHLMMTTDGSPPLFHEDGVMDKCIRIALEAGVDPIDAYQMASYNIARYYDIDDLHSVIAPGRFATLNFLSDIREPNPTDVLSKGVWLKRDGQARMEFNKADWSVFLNFAPDFELTQEDLTATEPIGIDMLNDVITKPYETTVDLSAEKLEDAHDESFLALIDRNGKWRVTAVIKGFARSVQGLASSYSNTGDIILIGKDKNEMLRAFRQLKEIGGGIVLAEDEKVLCELPLSIGGSLSDQPIEVLREQEREFKQALSDRGYEKGDAVYSLLFLQSTHLPYVRVTQLGVADVMRNKVLIPMTER from the coding sequence ATGTGGAACGCGGAAGAAATCGCTTCACAGATTGCCGTCATTGACGGGAAAGAAGCGCCGGATTTAATCATCACGAATGCCACGTACTTACATTCAATTTTAAAGCAATGGAAAACCGGTACGATTTGGATTAAACAAGGGCGCATTCTTTATACTGGTGAACGCATGCCGCCGCTGACTGAAGGCGCTGAACTCATCGATGCAGCAGGCAAATGGATTGTCCCAGGATACATAGAACCGCACGTACACCCGTTTCAGCTGTATAACCCGGAAACGTTTGCGCAATTCGCGGCTCAGCACGGGACCACAACTTTTTTAGCAGATAACTTAATGCTGCTGATGTCCATCAGCCAGGAGCAAGCATTCACGCTGCTTGACGAATTGAAAGAATTGCCATTTTCCTTTTACTGGTGGGCGCGTATGGATTCGCAGACGAATTTGCAAAACGAAGCGGAAGTGTTTGCGCCTGAAAAAGTTGAGGAATGGCTTAAGCGCGACGATGTCCTTATGGGTGGCGAGTTAACAGGATGGCCGCGCCTGCTAAAAGGCGACCCTGTCATGACGGAATCGCTCCAAAAAGCGAAACAACTAGGGAAAAAAGTTGAAGGACATTTCCCGGGGGCGTCCGAGCGCACGCTTGCACGGATGCGACTGCTTGGTGTGAACGGCGACCACGAATCGATGACAGCAGATGAAGCGGAAGCACGCTTGCTGCAAGGCTACGCGGTAACACTTCGTGAATCATCTATTCGACCGGACTTAAAACCGCTGCTTGAAGGCATTCTTGAAAAAGAACTGAATGTGTTTGATCATCTTATGATGACGACAGATGGATCTCCGCCGCTGTTTCACGAGGACGGTGTGATGGATAAATGCATCCGAATCGCACTCGAAGCAGGCGTAGACCCGATTGATGCCTACCAAATGGCATCCTATAATATCGCGAGGTACTATGATATCGATGACTTACATAGTGTAATAGCACCTGGACGTTTTGCGACACTGAACTTTTTATCCGACATCCGGGAACCGAACCCGACTGACGTGCTATCGAAAGGGGTCTGGCTGAAGCGGGATGGACAAGCACGTATGGAATTCAACAAAGCGGATTGGTCCGTTTTCCTGAATTTCGCTCCAGATTTTGAGCTTACCCAGGAAGACTTAACGGCAACGGAACCAATCGGCATCGATATGCTGAATGATGTCATCACGAAGCCATACGAGACTACCGTCGATCTGTCCGCTGAGAAATTGGAAGACGCTCACGATGAATCGTTTCTGGCGCTCATTGACCGGAATGGAAAATGGCGGGTGACTGCTGTCATTAAAGGGTTCGCACGCTCCGTTCAAGGACTTGCATCTTCGTATTCCAATACCGGAGACATTATTTTAATCGGGAAGGACAAGAACGAAATGCTTCGAGCATTCCGCCAATTAAAAGAAATAGGCGGAGGAATCGTTCTAGCTGAAGATGAAAAGGTCCTATGCGAGCTGCCTCTTTCAATAGGCGGCAGTCTATCCGATCAGCCTATTGAGGTTCTTCGTGAACAAGAGCGTGAATTCAAGCAGGCGTTAAGCGACAGAGGATACGAAAAAGGAGACGCAGTTTACAGCTTGCTCTTTCTTCAATCCACCCATCTGCCATATGTTCGTGTTACGCAGCTAGGCGTTGCAGATGTAATGAGAAACAAGGTTTTAATACCAATGACAGAACGATAG
- a CDS encoding class I SAM-dependent methyltransferase, translating to MTERLTFDADTATEYDRGIRRTLPTYDGLVRLANTALRMHTKENAEVLVVGAGGGNELLEFAESNSAWSFTAADPSEPMLKEARDKVQGRFGTGRVTYVAGSAADIRAENLYDAASCLLVLHFIESDAAKLELLQEIRLRMKPGAPFVIASMTGDRNDPSFDQLFGLWRQSWIDRSSLSEAQVLEMEQTVRALSFVSPGAIEELLREAGFGRITRFFQTTFFSAWMCIAE from the coding sequence TTGACAGAACGATTAACTTTCGATGCAGATACGGCAACCGAATACGATAGAGGCATTCGCAGAACACTGCCGACGTATGACGGACTCGTCCGGCTCGCGAATACGGCTCTTCGGATGCATACGAAAGAGAACGCTGAAGTTCTAGTGGTTGGCGCTGGCGGCGGCAATGAATTACTGGAGTTTGCCGAGAGCAATTCGGCTTGGTCATTTACAGCGGCGGATCCATCCGAACCAATGCTGAAAGAAGCGCGCGATAAAGTCCAGGGTCGATTTGGAACCGGGCGTGTGACCTATGTCGCGGGGAGTGCTGCGGATATACGTGCAGAGAACTTATATGACGCAGCATCGTGTTTGCTTGTATTGCATTTTATTGAGAGTGATGCGGCGAAATTGGAATTATTGCAGGAGATTCGGTTGAGGATGAAGCCCGGTGCACCTTTCGTAATCGCTTCTATGACAGGGGATCGGAATGATCCGTCATTCGATCAATTATTCGGATTGTGGCGGCAGAGTTGGATTGACCGATCTTCACTGTCCGAAGCTCAAGTGCTGGAAATGGAACAGACAGTTCGCGCGCTGTCATTCGTATCGCCTGGTGCGATTGAGGAATTGTTGCGCGAAGCCGGGTTCGGAAGGATTACTCGATTTTTCCAAACAACCTTTTTTAGTGCGTGGATGTGTATCGCAGAATGA
- a CDS encoding heptaprenylglyceryl phosphate synthase, which yields MDYRTWRHAFKLDPAKDISDEALEQLAESGTDGMIIGGTDNITLEGVLDLLARLRRYAVPLALEVSDVDAVTFGFDYYFIPTVLNSTDVKWMNGIHLDALKEFGHMMKWEEVATEGYCIMNPECKAAQLTGATEVPTKEDVVGYARMAEHLFKLPIFYLEYSGTYGDPKLVSAAASVLDETRLVYGGGIRTAAQAAEMASIAHTVVIGNVIYDDLKKALETVDAVKAVTSPK from the coding sequence ATGGACTATCGAACTTGGCGTCATGCCTTTAAATTAGATCCCGCAAAAGACATTTCAGACGAGGCGCTCGAGCAGCTCGCAGAATCGGGAACAGATGGAATGATCATCGGGGGAACTGACAATATCACGCTTGAAGGGGTACTCGATCTGCTCGCACGCTTGCGGCGTTACGCAGTGCCACTGGCTCTGGAAGTATCAGACGTGGATGCTGTCACATTCGGCTTTGACTATTACTTCATTCCGACTGTCTTAAATTCAACTGACGTGAAGTGGATGAACGGCATCCATTTAGATGCGCTGAAAGAATTCGGTCATATGATGAAATGGGAAGAAGTCGCAACAGAAGGCTACTGCATCATGAACCCGGAGTGCAAAGCTGCCCAGCTGACAGGGGCAACAGAAGTGCCAACGAAGGAAGATGTCGTCGGATACGCCCGGATGGCGGAGCATTTATTTAAACTGCCGATTTTTTACTTGGAGTATAGCGGAACCTATGGAGATCCTAAACTTGTCAGTGCGGCAGCATCCGTGCTGGATGAAACCCGGCTCGTTTATGGCGGAGGAATTCGTACTGCAGCACAAGCCGCGGAAATGGCATCAATTGCCCATACAGTTGTGATCGGCAATGTTATCTATGATGATTTGAAGAAAGCACTCGAAACGGTGGACGCGGTAAAAGCGGTTACCAGTCCCAAGTGA